A DNA window from Spirochaeta cellobiosiphila DSM 17781 contains the following coding sequences:
- a CDS encoding cytidylyltransferase domain-containing protein, whose amino-acid sequence MSNAVFLQVRLDSTRLPNKALKPIMGIPAVVHAMRSLSLIPTDYHVVLTTEDSQSALADIVNNEGWDLYIGSKSDVLDRYYKASLTYEVEEIIRATGDNPLVSYEWAIKAIEQRQLKDADYCGYQGLPIGTGVEVVKASALKRAWTESTQPYHREHVMPYLYENPDKFRIHKPLVDVRYRLWNSSVTMDTQEDYDYIKKIFNSLYHKEPISFEDLQHWLIQQ is encoded by the coding sequence ATGAGTAATGCTGTTTTCTTACAGGTGCGTTTAGATTCTACAAGATTACCGAATAAAGCCTTAAAACCTATTATGGGTATTCCAGCAGTTGTTCATGCCATGAGAAGTTTATCTTTAATTCCAACAGATTATCATGTAGTGTTGACAACGGAAGATTCCCAATCCGCATTAGCAGATATTGTTAATAATGAGGGCTGGGATCTCTATATTGGGAGTAAGAGTGATGTTTTGGACAGATACTATAAAGCTTCATTAACTTATGAAGTAGAAGAGATAATACGTGCTACGGGCGACAATCCTCTTGTCAGTTATGAATGGGCTATCAAAGCTATTGAACAAAGGCAATTAAAGGACGCCGATTACTGCGGTTATCAAGGTCTTCCTATTGGTACTGGTGTAGAAGTTGTTAAGGCCTCTGCCTTAAAGAGGGCCTGGACGGAAAGCACACAACCTTATCATCGCGAACATGTTATGCCTTATCTCTATGAGAATCCGGATAAGTTTAGAATCCACAAACCACTTGTTGATGTTAGATATCGTTTGTGGAATAGTTCTGTAACTATGGATACTCAGGAAGACTATGACTATATAAAGAAAATATTTAACTCCTTGTATCATAAAGAACCTATAAGTTTCGAGGATTTACAGCATTGGTTGATTCAACAGTAG
- a CDS encoding methyltransferase domain-containing protein, with translation MVDSTVVLVPSIRKDNGTGHLVRCLRWSAKYHWYIYIPLLTTKDKYGLDYWNERFPELIDKAHIIRDPIEGDIIIMDQRECPLDDYHLWRNHGPLVALDEGNTELRYWAQYVVDTIPPFIYQANSIQVSWNIKKGNGQHDKGVLVFLGGEDHQQLTRQLYYEALSWPLKKTKVTWISKDLSENKPDILPHKWEILSYIKDLDNKVSDYSRGIMSYGLTLINSLANNTPVLALNPSSYHEEITKMQGIPSLGQSIPTEKKFYQLWNDLEVPEGIWKDSFKNHRSIKQLIGELNITMNTCPHCHSNNARVLQRFPVKNYYRCSDCGFLYLNYLGQKEKIYSKDYFFKDYEKQYGKTYLDDFEHIHKMGLDRIQIIKKFWTIDEKKNVLDIGCAYGPFVKALKDQGFNPVGMDIAQDAVDYVTKGLGIEAYQDNILDWNRNIELQGVTMWYVIEHFRDLRALLNKVRSLLPLGGFFCFSTPNGEGISRKINLKNFLQASPDDHFTIWEPSLCKKILMDYGFKVRHIRITGHHPERFPKCIPFKSAVSQIFGLGDTFEVYGEKIK, from the coding sequence TTGGTTGATTCAACAGTAGTACTTGTTCCTTCTATAAGGAAGGATAATGGGACCGGTCATTTAGTACGTTGTCTTCGATGGTCAGCTAAGTATCATTGGTATATTTACATACCTCTATTGACTACGAAAGATAAATATGGACTAGATTATTGGAACGAACGGTTTCCGGAACTTATTGATAAAGCTCATATAATAAGGGACCCTATAGAAGGTGATATTATAATAATGGACCAAAGAGAGTGTCCTTTAGATGATTATCATTTATGGAGAAATCATGGTCCTTTAGTTGCTTTGGATGAAGGTAATACCGAACTTAGATATTGGGCTCAATATGTCGTTGATACGATTCCTCCCTTTATCTATCAGGCTAACAGCATACAAGTATCTTGGAATATTAAAAAAGGAAACGGGCAACACGATAAGGGAGTTTTAGTTTTTCTAGGTGGTGAAGATCATCAGCAATTAACACGGCAGCTTTATTATGAGGCTCTCTCTTGGCCACTAAAGAAAACAAAGGTCACCTGGATAAGTAAAGACCTTTCAGAGAATAAACCTGATATCCTTCCGCATAAATGGGAAATCCTATCTTATATAAAAGACTTAGATAACAAAGTTAGTGATTATAGTAGAGGTATAATGAGTTATGGTTTGACTTTGATTAATAGTTTGGCTAATAACACACCTGTTTTGGCTTTAAATCCTTCTTCTTATCATGAAGAAATTACAAAAATGCAGGGGATTCCTTCATTAGGTCAGTCTATACCAACAGAGAAAAAATTTTATCAATTATGGAATGATCTAGAGGTTCCTGAAGGTATATGGAAAGATTCTTTTAAAAATCATAGATCAATCAAACAGTTAATAGGAGAGTTAAATATAACCATGAATACTTGCCCCCATTGTCATAGTAATAATGCACGAGTTCTACAACGTTTCCCTGTCAAAAACTATTATCGCTGTAGTGATTGCGGTTTTTTATATTTGAATTACTTAGGACAGAAAGAAAAGATTTATTCAAAGGATTATTTCTTTAAAGATTATGAAAAGCAATATGGAAAAACCTATCTCGATGATTTTGAACATATACATAAAATGGGTTTAGATCGTATCCAAATTATAAAAAAATTTTGGACTATAGATGAAAAAAAGAATGTATTAGATATTGGATGTGCTTATGGACCCTTTGTAAAGGCTTTAAAAGATCAGGGTTTTAACCCGGTCGGTATGGATATAGCTCAAGATGCTGTAGATTATGTGACAAAAGGTCTTGGAATAGAAGCTTATCAAGACAATATATTAGATTGGAATCGGAATATAGAGTTACAAGGGGTTACGATGTGGTATGTTATTGAGCATTTCAGGGATTTGCGTGCTCTTCTTAATAAAGTTAGGTCGCTTCTTCCTTTAGGTGGATTCTTTTGTTTTTCGACACCAAATGGAGAAGGAATCAGTCGAAAAATAAATCTGAAAAATTTTTTACAAGCTAGCCCAGACGATCATTTTACTATTTGGGAACCTTCTTTATGTAAAAAGATTTTAATGGATTATGGCTTTAAAGTTAGACATATTAGGATTACAGGACACCATCCTGAAAGATTTCCTAAGTGTATACCTTTTAAGTCTGCCGTGAGTCAAATATTTGGACTAGGCGATACTTTTGAAGTTTATGGAGAAAAAATTAAGTGA